A region of the Pelecanus crispus isolate bPelCri1 chromosome 1, bPelCri1.pri, whole genome shotgun sequence genome:
GGAGGCAAGAGGGAACGAGTCTCTGTGGACTTTACAGTCCCTCATGATTACATTGGGCTAGATCCCTGAGAGAACTCTTTTCAAAATTTGCATTcgctgcttttcttccttatatttttttatagcCGACAGGCGGGAAGGAATTGGTGCCTGTGGCTGGATCCtgatttccctttctttcctcctggtGCTTATTACTTTTCCTATTTCCATCTGTGCATGTATCAAGGTAAGCTAGTGGGATTTGGGGCACATAAAGAATGCTCTATGAGTATCGTTGTTACTTATGTTTATTGTTTTATtgattttgttaaaacaagGCACTTTACATTCACTTTTTGGAAATTGTAAGGGCTTGTAGCGAAGATGTTGTCTGGGACCAAGAGATCCATGTTCTTCCACTGACTTTCTGTATCACCACAACTTACTCATTTAAATTCTTCCTATCTCAACTTCCATCATCAGTTAAACTTCCCTGCTTTATGACAACACTAGGAGAATAAATATACAAACTTTTCTGAAGAACTCGTATTTGATCCTGCCAGCAATAGTGATTAACATGGGTACTGATGAAAAATGGAGCAAGTCCCTGCACTGAGGGACTATACAACCTAAACCCGCAGTGCTTTCAAGGCATGAGCATAATATGattaatttaaagcaaattttagGGGTGAGTTAGCAGAGTGATTGCCCTGAACACCAGGCCTTGAGTAGTCCTAATACACTAACCAAAGTAGTTAGGTAGATTATCTGGTGAGACACACTTTGCCCACAGCTCCGAGTGTAGGACTGATGTTTGAGAGACTTGTGGGTAGCCTCATTAGATCAGTGGCAACTCTTTCatatttgctttgtaaaatacTTGCAGGGCCAGAGTCTGAGTTTTGCCAGCAAAGGATGAGGTGAGGAGAAGGCGTAAAATGCCTAGTGACTTGCAGCTTTGTTGGTTCCTATATTACTTGtactttttttcacatttaataCAGATgccaaagatttaaaaaatcagtcCAGACAGCAGGAATAGAGTTAGCTGTAaaattctaaatttaaaatatcttcctAGGTTATCAGAGAATATGAACGTGCTGTTGTATTTCGGCTGGGACGTATACTATCTAAGAAAGCAAAGGGACCAGGTGAATGCATGCAGTTTTATTCTGTTAAGATGCacgttttttattttattacaatgCACTCTAACCACATAGAGAATTGCAGAGGTCCATGAAATCCTTATTCTTAGcattgggggcgggggggatgaGATGGTCCTTTCTGCTGCCGTTCCTTTACCTGCAGGCTGTTCATTTTTCCGAAGAGGAGATAAAGCCACCCCCTGTCACAGCACAACAGTGAAGGCTGAGGACCTTAACGCCAGGCACAGCTTTGCTGTTGAGTAGGTTGGACAACGGAAGGTTGAGTTCACAATGCAGACACTGGCAGGGTACTGGGGAGGTTTAAATGCAgtcttcagctctgctgcagacttTTTTGGGTGACTGTGGCCACTCTCCCTGTCCCTCACTTGCAGCACTGCTTGTTGCTGCCAGGTCTTTAGCTGTCTTTGGCTCTGAAAATTGTAAATGTGTCAGAGCAGGGACACTCTGCATCTATACAAAGTTTGTCACAGTCACGTAGGATCCAGTTACAAATCACAAatacaaaccaaacccaacaacatAAGGTATTTGCATGGGTGCAGTTACCACCTCTGTGCAATGAAACTGGGCAAACTGGAAGttgaaataagaggaaaaagtcCTTTCCAGATCCTGTCTTCCCTCTTGAATAATAGCCATGTGGTCCAAAGAGCAGCTAGGGCAGGTGCAGAGCTCTTCTGTGTGGTTCTGGGCACCTAAGCAAGGTGCTGAGATTAGAAAAATAGTTATGTCAAGTCCCCCTCTCTAGCGAAGAGAGAGTGGGGACTCCTTCACAGGAGGGGTCAGAGCTTAGGACAGCGTTCCTAATGTGGGGGCCTATAGGTGGTGTGGGAATCTGGACCTGAGAGATATATTTCCTGGGGACACACATACTGTACCATAAATGGCTTATGATCTAAAGAGGGAAAACTAAACAAAGGCACAGAAGGAGTTTTTGTCAAAAGTCTCATGGCAGGTTTGAGACCAGAACTGCAATCTGCCTATTCCCAGTCCAGAGCCCTAGGCCATTAAGCTCCAGTAAATTCACATTATTTGCAGATATCAGCATTTCCCACTgttatttgaaaatgcaaaagctcACTGCTGTCACTTCTTGTAGCAGAAAGGACAGCTGTAGTAATAAGGTGGGCTTATTCCCCACCCTGTGGGTATTTCCATCTGTTGGCTTTGTACAGGATACCTGGCTCTTGACTTAGCTTTCAGAAACAAGTGTTTcatctaattatttttatttttcaggtttgaTCCTCATACTTCCATGTACAGATACATTTATCAAGGTTGATCTTAGAACTGTTACCTGTAACATTCCTCCACAAGAGGTAACTATTCTCTAGCAGTCATCTAAAccagaaatgaaacacagagcTGATTTGTGGCATGATCAAAAATAACGCGGGTGTTTTACAGTCTTGCAGTTGTGAGCTACCGTATAGAATTTAGCTTATTTGCTGTATCTTCTGACTTCCAAACTGCTTACAAAACTTCTACTTAGGAAAACCTTCACATGCAATGTTGCAGGCCAAGCAAACTCCTCTTGCTGATATTCAGAACTGTGAGATAAAAGATAAGGGAGGCAGGGTAGAACTGCAAATGGGAGTCAGAGAGGGCAAGAGAGGAGAGGCTAAAAAATTCCCAGTTGTATTGTTATTCCACACATGGAAATGAAGTAATAGACTAGTGCAAGATATCCAGAATAGAATGTCCTAATAAAATTGGGTCTGACATGCAGCTCACCATTCAAAAAAGCCTTCAGTGATGTTGTAGTTGCTGGTTGAAGGTATGTACACCCTATATGTTTCTTAAAAGGCAAATAACGGATCTCCTTGAATTAAAAGGATTTAGCAGTCAATCATCCACAAAAATCAGATCCAAGAAGGAATAGAGAGGCATATCTTTAGGCATTTTATTGACAAACATTGACCGAAGAATTTAGTCTGAAGAATCAGTTGCTGAGCAATTCCTGTTATTCTGGAAAAGTTTTGGTTCCAtgtggccccagccccagcatggTACAATGCTTCTGCTGGTGGAGTTGGCACTGCTGTCTCCTTCCTTATGcggagagaagagcagaggtGGGGCGGGATGGTCCCAGGACCCCTTTGGCCCTTGGAATTGCCCATTGTGTTCCCCAGGAGATGTTTCTTGGACCATTATCTTTCCGTAATCACAAAGAGCCTTTTCTCACAGTGCAGGTTGCAGGGGTGCATGTGGTGGAATGAAGAATGACTCCCCCAAAACAGAAGAAGGCTGGAAGGAAGATATTTGCAGTACATGTGCTGTACCAGGCTTAGCAGCTTTTGGCGAGGCTTCTGCAGCTGTTGGCAGGGCTTCTGTGAAGCACGCGCTTGCAGGCAAAAGACGCTGAGGAGGGAAGAGGTAGTGGAGCATCATCAGTGCTCTGCTGAGGCACAGGGGGCTGGTCTGGCAAAAGATGACACAACTCCTCCGtgaatacttaaatattttttcagagttTCTTCTCACAATTTCATGcactttgcttttcacttttgttttaacTTGCTGGTGTTTCTTACAAATACATTGTTTAGGGGAAGTAACACAGATCTTCCAATCTTCATGCAATGTATAAAACCAGTTATGTCCCTGTCTACCAGAAAGGAAGAGGATAACCATCATTTAGTATTGCAGAAGAAATTCATGCATTATGAGATGCACTTACTGTTGAAACAGTTGTCTAAAGGCTATGTACAACATTGCGCCCTGGTTTAAACTGTTGGTGATGCAGCATAACTTCCTTGAAGTTATTTCTCAGGGGAAtaacaaagaaaccaaacagaatTCTTAGTTTCCTTAAATTATCAGGGCCTTTTCCTcactaaggggaaaaaaaaaatctccttcctTGGCAAGGGGTGTGTTATTGGATCCTTCTCTAATTCTGCACATTTCTTCAATGCAGATTCTCACAAAAGATGCTGTTACTACCCAGGTTGATGGAGTGGTGTACTACAAGATCTGCAGTGCTGTCAGCGCCGTCGCTAACGTCACTGATGTCCATTTGGCTACCTTCCTCTTGGCACAGACAGCCCTGAGAAATGTTCTGAGTACACAGAGCTTGGCTCAGCTTCTGGCAGGTCGTGAGGAGATTGCACGCAGTATTCAGGTAAATCCGGCTCTCAAAATTCACTGACAAGCATGGAGATATGTTCTGGGGAGTAGCAAATTAGAAataatcttcctttctttcttcaacAATGATAGCAAAacttttcttaatgtttttttcaattatGCATCTCATAGAAAGAGTAATTCTAAAAGTATTTCCCCAGGTTCTTGTAGAAGAGTTATTTCCTACCAAAAAGCAGTGAAGATTCTGAAATTATCCATTGAGCTGAATAAATCAGTTTAGTCTTTGTACAGAGGCTGCTGCAAGCGGTGAGAAAGAAGTCTGCTGCTTGTGGGAAGCTCTATCTTGAACAGACCCTTGACTGAGGTTTAATCAAGTCAGGGATTGTACCTCCTGTCGTAACAACTAAGAGTACAGAACAAAGTTGGTTTATGCTTTAAAATGCcatctgggttttttgggtttttttttgtttgtttgtttgtttgtttgtttttgattTGGCAGCCAAGGAGGGagcaaagaaagccaaaacCTGATTTACTCTTTTCAGTCAGAGAAGAGGCATAGTCAAACAAAAGAGAGGGTGTACCCTTCTCCAGCCAGGACAGCAAGCATGGGCAGAGCCGGGGCACGGTGGTGACATACATTGCCGTAGCGCCCAGGAGCCTGAACACAGAAGTGTGTGTcagtgctgcagggctgtgctgtgtcATTCACCCATAGTGTTCTTTTACAGCATTGTGCCATTTTAGGAAGTTGCAGTAGTATAAAAAGAAGTTTGGTAAGTGCCCACCTAAAGAAAGGATGGGGATCATAATTTAGGAGACAGTAGAGAAGCCACACAGGAGACACCATGTCTCAGACACCGGTGTTGATCAGCAAGAGTTTCATAAGGTTGCAGTACCTGCTGTACACACACCATGTTGGATGTCGGTGCCCCAGGAGGGCTCCATCTTTCTGTCATGCAGGTTTGCATGCTGCCTTTCCTTCTGTCCAAGCAGCAGGGCACATCGCATGGTTTTCTCTCTGCCATCACTGTGCTTTTTGTGGTGGGTTGTGTCTTTGTCCCTAAGGCTATCCTCGATGGTGCCACGGAGCAGTGGGGAGTCAAAGTCGCCCGAGTGGAGATCAGAGATGTCAAGATTCCCATGGCCATGCAGAGGTCAATGGCAGCCGAAGCAGAGGCTGCTCGAGAGGCAAGAGCTAAGGTGAGACTCACAGCAGTGTCTGCCTCCAAGCTCCTGTACCCTTGTCCCAGACACTATCCAAGtgcctgtttgttttctcctcattGTAAAGGTGGATTTTCCCACTATGGGCAGTGTCACAGTGTGGTTTCCATTTCTCTTACTTTGCAGACTGtggcagcagagggagaaatgAATGCTTCTAAAGCCCTCAAGCAGGCCTCCATGGTGCTGGCTGAGTCTCCGGCAGGTCTTCAGCTGCGCTGCCTGCAAACATTAACAACCTTGGCAGCAGAGAATAATTCCACCATCGTCTTCCCTCTCCCTATAAATATGCTTGAGGGTTTTGGGCAGAAAAATAGAGGGGGATAGAGACTGTTCTATACTAGCTCCTTGGGCAGAGAGATTTAAAGGGTTTCCTAGGAAGCGACGCATTCCAGATTACCAGAATTAAAGTAGAAGCATGCTTTGGTCCTCTGTATGAAAAAtaagagtaaaaataatttaataactGCACATAGCTTCCACATTAGGAGACTGCATTTGCAAAGGTCAGGCACTAAGCAGTTTCAGCTTAGACCTGTCTCAAagtgaaatacaagaaaatatgtaaaatgcaACACAATATGTAAAATGCACGTTAGACCTAATATGAAATTTTAATGTTGCTTTCACTACACTTTCCAGAGTCTTGAGTGTAGCAATTATTTGGTGATTTGTCTGCTAAGCAAGAACCTCTGAGCTCTTGATGTACTCCACACAGCAAAAGGGTCAGATACTGGTATTTAACTCAAGTCCTCTGGAGTGGAAAGAAAGATTTGGCCCATAAGCTTAGAGGTATTCTTTCATAACTATTAGCAGAATTACTGGGTAATTGGTATGTCAATAGAACAGCCTATTCTTTGTCTTATATGAGTAAAAATTAGCACTTTATTTGCTGACCTCAGCTGGATTTTGCCATATCACTGACATTTCTATAAGCTCTGtaataaaaggaagagaatgTATGCTCATGCATTACAGTCACATTTCCTAAATCTGAAAGATGGgtgtggtgggttaaccttggctggaaaccaggtgcccaccaaaggcactctatcactcccctcctcaactggacagagggagaaaaaaatatgacaaaaggctcatggattgagataaggaCGAGGTGATCACGCAGCAtttaccgtcacaggcaaaacaggctcaacttggggaaattaatttattaccaatcaaaagtCAGAGTAGGATAAcgagaaataaacccaaatcctaaaacaccttccctccacccctcccttcttcccaggctcaactttactcctcattttctctgccttctcccccggagtggcacagggggatagggaatgggggttgtggtcagttcatcgcacgttgtctctgccgctccttcctcctcacagtCTTTGCCAGCTCCATTGTGGGGttcctcccacaggagacagtcctccacgaacttctccagcgtgggtcctttccacggggtgcagtccttcaggaacagactgctcctaTGTGGGTCTTCCACAGcgtcacaagtcctgccagaaaatctgctccagcgtgggctcctctctctctccatgggtccacaggtcctgccaggagcctgctccagcacaggctctccatggggtcacagcttcTTTCGgacacatccacctgctctggcatggggttctccatgggctgcaggtggatacctgctccaccgtggacctccatgggctgcagggggacagcctgcctcactaTGGTCTTCATCACGGGTTGCAGGGGAATCtcagctctggtgcctggagcacctcctccccctccttcttcactgaccttggtgtctgcagagttgttcctctcacacattctcactcctctcttcagctgctgttgcccagcagtttttttcccccttaaatacattatcccaggggcactaccactgtcgctgatgggctcagccttggccagtggtgggtctctctttggagccagctggcattgggtctgtcggacacaggggaagcttctggcatcttctaacagaaaccacccctgtagccccccccactaccaaaaccttgccacgcaaacccaatacactgtGTATAACCTTGAGAAAACAAATTGTCCTATGTTAATTTAAGTGTCTATCTTTCACCTTCAAGAGGTTTCTTATCTTCCCGTGCAGGTGTCATGAAGTAGTGGTGCAGGTTTTCATAAAATGagccttccccaccccccccaaccaTGCAATGCCTGGCAGCTGAGTGGGGCACATCATCACAGATATCCAAGTTCAGCTATCATTATACCTGAGTATGCAGCCTTCAAAAATAGCTGGGCAGTTCACAGTGCTGGTACACAGTGATGGGgtctgctatgccacctggacgctcacaattctatggggccagatgggatccacccgagagtactgagggagctggcagaggagctcgccaagccactctccatcatctatcagcagtcctggttaacaggggaggtccctgatgactggaggcttgccaacgtgatgcccatctacaagaagggccggaaggaggacctggggaactacaggcctgtcagcctgacctcggtgccgggaaagattatggagaggttcatactgagtgaactcaacaggcaagtgcaggtcaaccaggagatcaggcccagccagcatgggttcatgaaaggcaggttctgcttgaccaacctgatctccttttatgagctggtgacccgcctggtagatgatggaaaggctgtggatgtcatttacctggactttagcaaagcttttgacaccgtctcccacaatattctcctagggaagctggcagctcatggcttggacgggtgtactctttgctgggtaaaaaactggttgggtggccgagcccagagagtagtggtgaatggagttaagtccagttggcagctggtcacgagtggtgttccccagggctctgttttggggccagccttgtttaatatctttattgacaatctggatgaggggattgagtgcaccctcagtaagtttgcagacaataccaaactgggtgggagcgtcgatctgctggagggtaggatggccctgcagagggacctggacaggctggaccgatgggctgaggccaactgtatgaggttcaacaaggccaagtgttgggtcctgcacttgggtcacaacaaccccatgcagcgctacaggcttggggaagagtggctggaaagctgcctggccgaaaaggatctgggggtgttggtagacagctggctgaacatgagccagcagtgtgcccaggtggccaagaaggccaacagcatcctggcttgtgtcaggaatagtgtgaccagcaggagcagggaggtgattgttccccatactcggcactggtgaggccacacctggaatactgtgtccagttttgagcccctcaatacaagatagacattgaggtgctggagcgtgttcagagaagggcaacaaggctggtgaagggtctggagcacaggccttatgaggagcggctgaggtaactgggattgtttagcctggagaagaggaggctgaggggagaccttattgctctctacaactacctgaaaggaggtgggtgttggtctcttctcccaagtagttagtggtaggacaagaggaaatgggctcaaggtgtgccaggggaggtttaggttggaaattaggaaaaatttctttacagaaagggtagtcaagcattggaacaggctgcccagaaaggtggtggagtcaccatccctggaggtgttcaaaaaacaggtagatgtggcactttgggacatggtttagtctagtctaccattgattggcttagtgtggactttgtagtgtaggttaatggttggactggatgatcttataggtcttttccaacctaaacgattctatgattctatgaatctgaAGGTCCTTGTGGTAGGCTGTTCTGATAGGTGCTGCTGCCATGTAGTGTCTCCTCCACACAAGGCTTGCTGCTGCCCCTCCTATCCAGTAGGGTCATTTACCTCCAAGTTAACCAGATCAGCATGGACCTACTAATTATCATATTGTTGACACAGACCCTTCTTATTTTTACTGCAATGTAACACAGGCAGTCCAGGTTGCAAATTTTTACACTCAGTAACTGCTGGCATTGAGACAGTGTATGAGCATCTGAGGATGGTGACCCGTTTAGCAAACACAGCTTTTCATTGCAGCTCTTTTCTGCTTCAGACATGACTGCCAAATGGCATTTTGCtggcaaactgaaaaaataaaacctgtatttGCAAGTCATCTACTTATCAGTgttatcaaaacattttctacaGATATTTTCTTATCATAAGAAAAGAGAGGTTTTGAGATTTGGGGTTATTTTTCATCAACTTACTTTGCAATTTGTGGAAGCCTTTATAAGTGTGACAGCAAAACCCCCCACCTTCCCCAACAAATATTGCATCTCCACTACAGACCTATTTGCATAAccacagaagcagcaatgcttcagaaaaatgcaaCCACAGATTGTGTcaagtttttgtttcatttttaagtaatgCAAATAactctaaaaaaagaaaagcttgaaagATGTGTGACTAGAGtgcaattaaaaagcaattctCTGTCCTCAGTGAGCTACCAACACTAACTAGCCTGTGCAGGGCTCCTGGGTCAGACACAGGACACATCCAGTccagctgcctgtccctggATGCTGGGACAGTTCCAGCTTCAGAAGTGCATATGGAATCCTGCTGTGGTACAAGTGGGGTCATTTGTTCTCCTACATGAGGACTCgcaaataaaatcagaaattatCTGATGTGCTGAAGCATGAGTGTTAgtatctcttttctttcagtagcaGTGTAACACAGGCTGTACTTGGCAAGGCTATGAATGCCCAGTCTTCTTTCTGACCCATGCAAATATTTTGGCCTCTTTAACATCCAGTGACAATGACTGCAGGAATTGATCAGCTCTGCAAGCACaatgatttttcatttgatCCCCGGCAGGCCAATTGCACTGTTGCATAACGGATCAGGGAGACAGAAtttcctgctctttcttcaCCACGGGCAGGGATAATAAACACAGTAACTAGTAGAATAACTGCAATTTTTGTTGTATTACACCTAAACCCTGCCCCATCTACAAGAAGATACCCCAGTCAGCAAAACACATAGCAACAGAAGCAGCTCTTCAATATTTCAGGTACCACTGTAATGTACAGgctttgcaagaaaaatttaGGAAGGAGCTGAGTCTCAGTCACATGGATAGGATGTGGGGAGCAGAGCAATTGTTCAGAAGAGGCACAGGTTGCCAGGCGAGTTCATGAAGTCCTCCAGTTGAGCACAGGCTTGCCGATGCAGGGTGGTGCGGCACTCGCTGTCGTCTGGAATTTTCTCTACCCAGGTTTGTGCATCAAGGAAGTACTGCATCCTGAGTACAAGTTGGACAGGTAAAGGGGGAGAGTCACTACTGCTGACATGGAGCAATGGGAAAGTGTAAACCCTGTGGGGTTGCCTCCCTTCACTGAGGCATCTCTGAGATCAGGAGGAGTTACACTAGCCAAGAAACTTGCCTGAAATGTAGTTCCACCAGTAGGTTATCTGAGCTTTGGATAAAGTTTAGGAAGAGTCAGTGCCAAGCTGGGACAAATCTGGCTGTACTTGTGTTTTGAGTGACACCAGCTAAGCTTGGGCTAAGTTTATTAGAATTTTGTGGACTGGCACAAAAAGCCCCAGCGAACACCAATGGGACACACTGAAGGGACATTTAGTTTCAACAGAGGATCCCAAAACGTTTCCTAATTTTCTGTGGTGAGAGCCCATGTAGCTTCTGGCATTTTACGACTGGACTGGAGAAGACTTTGGAGGTTACACCTCTGCTGGGAGACTTCAGTCTTTAGCAGGCATCTGTTGAAGCAGGCTCCTGACTTAAGCACTCACATACAGAGATGGAGAGAGG
Encoded here:
- the STOML3 gene encoding stomatin-like protein 3 codes for the protein MDPQKETPKKNNTEHLIADRREGIGACGWILISLSFLLVLITFPISICACIKVIREYERAVVFRLGRILSKKAKGPGLILILPCTDTFIKVDLRTVTCNIPPQEILTKDAVTTQVDGVVYYKICSAVSAVANVTDVHLATFLLAQTALRNVLSTQSLAQLLAGREEIARSIQAILDGATEQWGVKVARVEIRDVKIPMAMQRSMAAEAEAAREARAKTVAAEGEMNASKALKQASMVLAESPAGLQLRCLQTLTTLAAENNSTIVFPLPINMLEGFGQKNRGG